A part of Uloborus diversus isolate 005 chromosome 6, Udiv.v.3.1, whole genome shotgun sequence genomic DNA contains:
- the LOC129224263 gene encoding uncharacterized protein LOC129224263: MEHINVNGTILPHHVVNITGDGACLFRSLSFLLYNSEAMFNEIRATIVNYVYNHWDQFSIMSCDKHGNNYESSEDYLVDMSQVHVFGGFCELFAAGDIFQFLFEVYFEGKFYAKFGNDTFPVRRLKFSGDLSNGHFDVYIPVNEASIVSESSTESLHNTTDFENTKEKRKKRRARFSNATHKKQLKTAVKKYQQSHPETLAAAKYQTSQPEAVAAAVKKYQTSHPEAVAAAVKKYQTSHPEAVAAAVKKYQTSHPEALSAAVKKYQTKAQRSAQKNYEKQNPGLRTERRLRPWNTKTYSGFAYDCNTEYENDIGTMDNKCPVCHAKKFKRESPGLCCSGGKVQLPPLPPPPEPLYSLLMGHHPDHRHFIDRIRQYNGCFQMTSFGAKQIKETGFMPTFKVQGQVYHLCGSLLPETEQQAQFLQIYFVGDDEKEAHIRSHNYPGVKPDLVKQLQHMLHEVNNYIKDLKTALDKVPLECRNFQVMIHADRMPANAHKGRFNAPSANEVALVIVGQQFQQRDIILESRNAKQQRISELHRAYDALQYPLMFCYGEDGYSVDVLQQDTADKLGPTTKLPVKKTVSAAQFYSWRIMLRDTEENYLLRYCALLSQFLVDEYAKIETEKLNFLKYNQSKLRSEEYIHLRDEVGRYDADQIGQRVVLPSSFIGGPRYMHERAQDAMSYVRHYGSSDLFITFTCNPKWKEIQRELYPGQKHYQRHDIIARVFHMKVKEFMDLIVKGQVFGKVRCHMLSVEWQKRGLPHIHCLLWLEEAITADMVDKVVCAEIPDVDRDPLLYDIVKANMIHGPCGRVNTFSPCMKDGCCTKRYPRPFVQETQRGLDGYPLYRRRTPEDGGFTVNLKGFQLDNRWVVPYNPVLLRTFESHINVEITNSVKSIKYVCKYITKGNDQAAFILKNDKDIDEIEIYESGRYISSSEAVWKILGFPIHERYPAVIHLAVHLENGQRVYFTAQNIHNKVVKPPETTLSAFFNLCKIDEFARTLLYVEVPSYYVWQQNKKFTRRRRGEKIDQWPGIKKDSALGRVYTIHPNNVECYHLRLLLHHVRGPTSFSYLKTVSNVEYPTFKAACMAMGLLEDDKQWQYTIEEAILSSSSFKLRELFSVILVFCHPSDPRSLWEKYKDSFSEDIQFQHERQLQDSALSTKDKAYNQCLILIEDTVQTLGGQRLMDYGLPQPERFETNLQNREYMRETHFDLEDLKKKVHNAEASLTGEQSSVRSNKGIALATASSGIAATLLEGGKTAHSAFRLPLNLNYSENPTCNIKKQSNLAKVLRDCKLIIWDESTMAHKAGFEALNATLKDLRNSEEVMGGVTVLLAGDFRQTLPVVPRGTRANEVNACIKSSYLWPKVQKLRLSKNMRVHLHGDASAELFSNLLLKIGDGLYPECAGKNYCTPRTRYDSNGIARSHRQDLS; encoded by the exons ATGGAGCACATCAATGTGAACGGAACTATTCTTCCTCATCATGTCGTTAATATTACAGGTGATGGTGCATGTCTTTTCCGATCTCTTTCGTTTTTATTGTATAATAGTGAAGCTATGTTTAATGAAATTCGTGCTACCATAGTTAATTACGTTTATAATCATTGGGATCAATTTTCTATTATGTCATGTGATAAACACGGTAATAATTATGAAAGCTCCGAAGATTACTTAGTGGATATGTCGCAGGTTCATGTTTTTGGTGGATTCTGTGAATTATTCGCTGCTGGAGACATTTTTCAGTTcttatttgaagtttattttgaaggcaaattttatgcaaaatttggaAATGACACTTTTCCAGTGAGAAGACTGAAATTTAGTGGTGATCTTTCAAATGGACACTTTGATGTTTACATACCGGTAAATGAAGCCAGTATAGTCTCTGAAAGTAGCACAGAATCACTCCATAATACCACTGATTTTGAAAACActaaggaaaaaaggaaaaaaagacgaGCCAGATTTTCAAATGCTACACataaaaagcagttgaaaactgcggtcaaaaaatatcaacaaagtcACCCAGAAACTTTAGCTGCTGCT aaatatcaaacaagtcaACCAGAAGCTGTAGCTGCTGCTGTGAAGAAATATCAAACAAGCCACCCAGAAGCTGTAGCTGCTGCTgtcaagaaatatcaaacaagcCATCCAGAAGCTGTAGCTGCTGCTgtcaagaaatatcaaacaagcCACCCAGAAGCTTTATCTGCTGCTgtcaagaaatatcaaacaa AAGCTCAGAgatctgctcaaaaaaattatgagaaacaaaatcCTGGTTTACGAACTGAACGCCGTTTACGTCCATGGAACACGAAAACCTACTCAGGTTTTGCATATGATTGTAATACAGAATATGAAAATGATATTGGTACTATGGACAATAAATGCCCAGTGTGCCATGCAAAAAAGTTCAAACGTGAAAGCCCAGGTTTGTGCTGCAGCGGGGGTAAAGTACAGCTTCCACCACTACCACCTCCACCAGAACCACTGTATAGTTTGCTCATGGGCCATCATCCAGATCACCGCCATTTTATTGATCGTATTCGGCAATACAACGGATGTTTTCAAATGACATCGTTTGGAGCCAAGCAAATTAAGGAGACTGGTTTCATGCCAACATTCAAAGTTCAAGGACAAGTTTACCATTTGTGTGGAAGTTTGCTCCCAGAAACAGAGCAACAGGCTCAATTCTTACAGATATATTTCGTAGGTGATGATGAAAAAGAAGCTCACATAAGGTCACACAACTATCCTGGTGTCAAGCCAGACTTGGTAAAGCAACTTCAACATATGCTGCATGAAGTAAATAATTACATCAAGGATTTAAAAACTGCGTTAGATAAGGTGCCACTTGAGTGTCGAAATTTTCAAGTAATGATTCATGCAGATCGTATGCCTGCCAATGCACATAAAGGACGTTTCAATGCACCATCAGCCAACGAGGTGGCTCTGGTGATTGTAGGACAGCAGTTTCAGCAGAGAGACATCATCCTTGAAAGCCGCAATGCAAAACAGCAACGAATAAGCGAACTCCATAGGGCATATGATGCTCTGCAATATCCTCTCATGTTTTGCTATGGGGAAGATGGATATTCAGTTGATGTACTTCAGCAAGATACTGCTGATAAGTTGGGGCCTACTACTAAATTACCTGTCAAGAAAACTGTTTCTGCAGCTCAGTTTTATTCCTGGCGTATAATGTTACGAGATACAGAAGAAAATTATCTGTTACGCTACTGTGCTCTTCTAAGTCAATTTTTAGTTGATGAGTATGCTAAGATAGAAactgaaaaactgaattttctcaAATACAATCAAAGCAAACTGAGATCAGAGGAATACATTCATTTAAGAGATGAAGTAGGAAGGTATGATGCTGATCAAATAGGACAGAGAGTGGTATTACCATCATCGTTTATCGGTGGACCCCGTTACATGCACGAACGAGCTCAAGATGCCATGTCATATGTACGTCATTATGGAAGTTcagatttatttataactttcacGTGTAACCCAAAATGGAAAGAGATTCAGCGAGAATTGTATCCCGGACAGAAGCATTATCAACGTCATGACATCATTGCGAGAGTTTTCCATATGAAAGTGAAGGAGTTTATGGATCTTATAGTTAAAGGACAAGTTTTTGGTAAAGTTCGGTGTCACATGTTATCTGTAGAGTGGCAAAAACGAGGGTTGCCCCATATTCATTGCCTGCTGTGGCTGGAAGAAGCCATTACTGCTGATATGGTTGATAAAGTTGTGTGTGCTGAAATTCCAGATGTTGATCGTGATCCCCTTCTCTATGATATTGTTAAGGCTAATATGATTCATGGGCCATGCGGAAGAGTAAATACATTTTCTCCTTGCATGAAAGATGGTTGCTGCACAAAACGATATCCTCGCCCTTTCGTCCAAGAAACGCAGAGGGGACTAGATGGTTATCCTTTGTATCGTAGGAGAACTCCAGAGGACGGTGGTTTCACAGTTAATCTTAAAGGATTTCAGTTAGATAACAGATGGGTTGTACCATACAATCCCGTTTTGTTGCGTACTTTTGAATCTCATATCAATGTTGAGATAACGAATTCCGTAAAATCCATAAAGTATGTTTGCAAATACATCACTAAAGGAAATGATCAAGCAGCCTTCATTTTAAAGAATGATAAAGATATTGATGAGATAGAGATATACGAATCTGGTAGATATATCAGCAGTTCAGAAGCAGTGTGGAAAATATTGGGATTTCCTATTCATGAGAGATACCCTGCAGTAATTCATCTTGCTGTGCATCTGGAAAATGGCCAACGTGTTTACTTCACCGCACAAAATATTCATAACAAAGTTGTAAAACCTCCAGAGACAACACTTTCGGCATTCTTCAACCTTTGCAAAATTGATGAGTTTGCCAGAACACTTCTGTATGTTGAAGTTCCTTCGTATTATGTGTGGCAACAGAATAAAAAGTTTACAAGACGTAGGCGGGGAGAGAAAATTGATCAATGGCCAGGGATAAAGAAAGATTCTGCTTTAGGACGCGTTTACACAATTCATCCTAACAATGTTGAGTGTTACCACCTACGCCTCCTCCTCCATCATGTTAGAGGTCCAAcatctttttcttatttaaaaactgtaAGCAATGTTGAATACCCTACATTCAAAGCTGCATGCATGGCAATGGGATTGCTCGAGGATGATAAACAGTGGCAATACACTATTGAGGAAGCTATTTTAAGCAGCTCATCATTCAAACTGCGAGAACTTTTTTCAGTGATCTTGGTATTTTGTCATCCCTCTGATCCACGAAGCCTTTGGGAAAAGTACAAGGACAGTTTTTCAGAAGACATCCAGTTTCAGCATGAAAGACAACTGCAAGACTCCGCTCTTTCAACTAAGGACAAAGCGTACAACCAATGCTTGATTCTGATTGAAGACACTGTTCAGACTCTGGGAGGTCAGCGCTTAATGGATTATGGTTTACCTCAGCCTGAGCGATTTGAGACTAATTTGCAAAACAGAGAGTACATGCGAGAAACACATTTTGATCTtgaagatttgaagaaaaaagtacaTAATGCTGAAGCCTCTCTAACAGGCGAACAGTCCAGC GTCAGAAGCAATAAAGGCATTGCCTTGGCAACTGCATCATCTGGAATAGCTGCAACGTTATTGGAGGGTGGAAAGACAGCTCATTCTGCTTTTAGATTACCCCTTAACCTCAATTACTCAGAGAATCCAAcgtgcaatattaaaaaacagaGTAATTTGGCTAAGGTTTTACGTGATTGTAAACTCATTATCTGGGATGAGAGTACTATGGCTCATAAAGCAGGATTCGAGGCTCTTAATGCAACTCTCAAAGATCTAAGAAATTCTGAGGAAGTAATGGGTGGAGTAACTGTTCTACTAGCAGGAGATTTTCGGCAAACGTTACCGGTTGTACCTAGAGGAACACGTGCAAATGAAGTTAACGCATGCATCAAATCGTCTTATCTATGGCCTAAAGTGCAGAAACTTCGTTTGAGTAAGAATATGAGAGTTCATTTACATGGAGATGCGTCAGCGGAATTGTTTTCTAATCTTCTCCTTAAAATAGGAGACGGATTATATCCTGAATGTGCTGGCAAAAATTATTGTACCCCACGCACTCGCTACGATAGTAACGGAATTGCCAGATCTCATCGCCAAGATTTATCCTGA
- the LOC129224264 gene encoding uncharacterized protein LOC129224264, which translates to MNSVKSIKYVCKYITKGNDQAAFILKNDKDIDEIEIYESGRYISSSEAVWKILGFPIHERYPAVIHLAVHLENGQRVYFTAHNIHNKVVKPPETTLSAFFNLCKIDEFARTLLYVEVPSYYVWQQSKKFTRRRRGEKIDQWPGIKIDSALGRVYTIHPNNVECYHLRLLLHHVRGPTSFSYLKTVSNVEYPTFKSACMAMGLLEDDKQWQYTIEEAILSSSSFKLRELFSVILVFCHPSDPRSLWEKYKDSFSEDIQFQHERQLQDSALSTKDKAYNQCLILIEDTVQTLGGQRLMDYGLPQPERFETNLQNREYMRETNFDLEDLKKKVHNAEVSLTGEQSSVYQKVLNSLESGSGQMFFLDSPGRTGKTFLLNLLLSKVRSNKGIALATASSGIAATLLEGGKTAHSAFRLPLNLNYSENPTCNIKKQSNLAKVLRDCKLIIWDESTMAHKAGFEALNATLKDLRNSEEVTGGVTVLLAGDFRQTLPVVPRGTRANEVNACIKSSYLWPKVQKLRLSKNMRVHLHGDASAELFSNLLLKIGDGLYPECAGKIIIPHALATVVTELPDLIAKIYPDVADIKNKPIEWLCERAILSPENDTAAEVNSILLKSFSGEDIYYKSFDTTTNRDDAVQYPEEFLNTLDPPGFPPHLHHLKVGTPVMLLRNLCPPKLCNGTRLQVIRLNKYVIEATIMTGCARGDCNKTVPHASEGVQLLHETFPGRVVSCFKG; encoded by the coding sequence ATGAATTCCGTAAAATCCATAAAGTATGTTTGTAAATACATCACTAAAGGAAATGATCAAGCagccttcattttaaaaaatgataaagatattGATGAGATAGAGATATACGAATCTGGCAGATATATCAGTAGTTCAGAAGCAGTGTGGAAAATATTGGGATTTCCTATTCATGAGAGATACCCTGCAGTAATTCATCTTGCTGTGCATCTGGAAAATGGCCAACGTGTTTACTTCACCGCACATAATATTCATAACAAAGTTGTAAAACCTCCAGAGACAACACTTTCGGCATTCTTCAACCTTTGCAAAATTGACGAGTTTGCCAGAACACTTCTGTATGTTGAAGTTCCTTCGTATTATGTGTGGCAACAGAGTAAAAAGTTTACAAGACGTAGGCGGGGAGAGAAAATTGATCAATGGCCAGGGATAAAGATAGATTCTGCTTTAGGACGCGTTTACACAATTCATCCTAACAATGTTGAGTGTTACCACCTACGCCTCCTCCTCCATCATGTTAGAGGTCCAACAtcgttttcttatttaaaaactgtaAGCAATGTTGAATATCCTACATTCAAATCTGCATGCATGGCAATGGGATTGCTCGAGGATGATAAACAGTGGCAATACACTATTGAGGAAGCTATTTTAAGCAGCTCATCATTCAAACTGCGAGAACTTTTTTCAGTGATCTTGGTATTTTGTCATCCCTCTGATCCCCGAAGCCTTTGGGAAAAGTACAAGGACAGTTTTTCAGAAGACATCCAGTTTCAGCATGAAAGACAACTGCAAGACTCCGCTCTTTCAACTAAGGACAAAGCGTACAACCAATGCTTGATTCTGATTGAAGACACTGTTCAGACTCTGGGAGGTCAGCGCTTAATGGATTATGGTTTACCTCAGCCTGAGCGATTTGAGACTAATTTGCAAAACAGAGAGTACATGCGAGAAACAAATTTTGATCTtgaagatttgaagaaaaaagtacaTAATGCTGAAGTCTCTCTAACAGGTGAACAGTCCAGCGTATATCAAAAGGTCCTCAACAGCCTCGAGTCTGGTTCAGGCCAAATGTTTTTCTTAGATTCACCTGGTAGAACtggaaaaacatttctcttaAATTTACTTCTTTCAAAGGTCAGAAGCAATAAAGGCATTGCCTTGGCAACTGCATCATCTGGAATAGCTGCAACGTTATTGGAGGGTGGAAAGACAGCTCATTCTGCTTTTAGATTACCCCTTAACCTCAATTACTCAGAGAATCCAAcgtgcaatattaaaaaacagaGTAATTTGGCTAAGGTTTTACGTGATTGTAAACTCATTATCTGGGATGAGAGTACTATGGCTCATAAAGCAGGATTCGAGGCTCTTAATGCAACTCTCAAAGATCTAAGAAATTCTGAGGAAGTAACGGGTGGAGTAACTGTTCTACTAGCAGGAGATTTTCGGCAAACATTACCGGTTGTACCTAGAGGAACACGTGCAAATGAAGTTAACGCATGCATCAAATCGTCGTATCTATGGCCTAAAGTGCAGAAACTTCGTTTGAGTAAGAATATGAGAGTTCATTTACATGGAGATGCGTCAGCGGAATTGTTTTCTAATCTTCTCCTTAAAATAGGAGACGGATTATATCCTGAATGTGCTGGCAAAATTATTATACCCCACGCACTCGCTACGGTAGTCACGGAATTGCCAGATCTCATCGCCAAGATTTATCCTGATGTTGCTGATATAAAAAATAAGCCCATTGAATGGTTGTGCGAGCGTGCCATCTTATCTCCAGAAAATGACACAGCCGCAGAAGTCAACAGTATCTTATTAAAGTCGTTTAGTGGAGAAGATATTTACTACAAATCttttgatacaacaacaaatcgtgATGATGCAGTGCAGTATCCAGAAGAGTTTCTTAATACCTTAGACCCTCCAGGTTTTCCACCTCACCTACATCACCTGAAAGTTGGAACACCAGTAATGCTACTACGAAACCTTTGTCCACCAAAGTTATGCAATGGCACCAGACTACAAGTGATTAGACTTAATAAGTATGTTATCGAAGCTACGATAATGACTGGATGTGCTCGAGGAGA